One Bythopirellula goksoeyrii genomic window, CGGCCTGGGGACGGAAGTATATGCGGGATAAATATCCCAATGACATGGATCGAATGCGGGAGTACTTCAAATCATTGGCGCGCTGGAGTGACGCCATTCAGAACGATTTTGCAGCGAGGGCTGACTGGTGCGTAAAGCCCTATGACGAAGCGAATCATCCACCCGTGGTTGCACTGGGTCACTCAAACGATCTAAATGCTCAGCCCGGGAAAAATGTGAAACTCAGTGCAGAGGGAACAAGCGATCCGGACGGCGACGTTTTGAAGTATCGTTGGTGGCAATATCGAGAAGCGGGAACCTACGGCGGAATCGTCGAAATCCGCGATGCCGAGAATCAGAATGCCTCGTTTAGGGTGCCCAGCGACGTCGGCAAAGGAAAGACTGTCCACGTTATTTGCGAAGTAACCGATTCCGGTACACCACAACTAACGAGGTACCAGCGAGTGATAGTCGAGGCTAAATAATGCGATCACATTCTATAAACTATTATCGCTTTTGCTTCTGTTTTACCTTGTCGGTTCTTTGGCTGCTGGCCCAGCAACTCCACGCTGCGGAGCAACACCAGCGGATGGTCGTGCTGACGGATATCGAGGCCGATCCTGACGATACCCAATCACTAGTCCGCTTGCTATTGTATGCGAATTGCATCGACATCGAGGCAATTGTTGCAACGACCTCTGTTCACCAGAAGAATCGCGTGGTTCCCGAGTCGATTCGAAGAGTCATCAAAGCATACGGCAAAGTCCACGCCAACCTTCAAAAGCACGATCCGGGATATCCAGCAGCGCAGGTCTTACTGGATCGCATCACGCAAGGCTTGTCCGAATACGGCATGAAGGGGGTCGGTGAAGGTCGGGACTCACCCGGTTCAGATCGGATCATCGAGCTCCTTGAACGCGCGGATGAACGCCCACTCTGGGTCTCGGTGTGGGGCGGTCCGAATGCCCTGGCCCAATCGCTCTACAAAATTCGGGAAACGCGAAGCGCGGAGGAAACCAAACGCCTGATCAACAAGCTTCGCGTCTACACCATCTCCGACCAGGATGACAGTGCCATCTGGATCCGCACCGAATTTCCGAAGCTATTCTACATCGTCAGCCCCGGACGCTACGGAAGATCGACGTGGACAGCAATCAACAACGAATTCGAAGGGATCGACAATATGACGATCAGCAATGATTGGTTGGCAAAAAATATCCAGCAAGGACACGGTCCGCTCGGTGCGGAGTATCCTGATGTCGCTTGGGGGATGGAAGGCGATACGCCTGCATTCCTGGGTCTCATTCCCAATGGATTGAACGTCCCCGACCGTCCGGATTGGGGCGGCTGGGGCGGCCGCTACGAACTCTACCAACCCAAGGACTCCGACATTGAAGTCGGCGGTTCGGTCGAAGGTGGGATCCCCATCGAAGCCGAGTCGCGGCCGATCTGGACGAACGCGGTTGATACGTATGCACCGCGGATCGCTCAGATGTATGGGCGGTCAGTTCGCCCGGCCGACCAAACGTTTTCGAACAACAAAGTGACTCTCTGGCGTTGGCGGGACCATTTTCAAAATGACTTTGCCGCACGCATGGATTGGTGCCTTTCTACCTATTCCGAGGCAAACCACCCGCCGGTGCCGGCACTCGCGCACCCAGAAGCGTTTGCAGTGAAGTCCGGAGAGGGCTTCCGCCTCGATGCGCAAGGCACGATTGATCCAGACGGTGACAACCTTAGCTATACGTGGATGCAATACCCGGAAGCCGGCTCAGCGCCGCTGGAAGTCGACATCGGCATCGGTCCGGAGAACGTCTATCAAGTCTACCGCGTCGCGCCGAACGTCACAGAAACCGAGACCTTACACTTCATCCTGAAAGTTACCGACAAAGGCAGCCCACCGCTGTCTCGCTACAAAAGAGTCATCGTCACGGTGGAGCCGGCCTTGTGATTTTGCGTGGGCATCGTCCGGCCTCTGGAACCTGAAGCTATGGTCACAAGCCGCGGCGGCCATCCGTCGGTTTAATTAAACTATTAGGCAATTTGCTAGGGAGTCTTTTATGTATGCAAGTGTTGGCAGGACAGTACTTTTGACAATTTTCATCTCCTTCCCTGAATGCAGTTTCGCCCAGGAGCAACTCGCCTTTCCCGGTGCTGAGGGCTACGGAAAACATACCGTAGGAGGGAGAGGCGGCGATGTCTACGAAGTCACCAATCTCAATGATTCCGGTGAAGGCAGCCTTCGAGAGGCTGTGGAGGCATCGGGGCCAAGAACCGTGGTGTTCAGGGTCTCCGGCACAATAGACCTCAAGAAGTCACTGAACATCAAGAAGCCCTACATTACTATTGCTGGGCAAACTGCGCCGGGAGATGGTATCGCCCTGAAAGGACACTCGCTAGGAATTGTCGCTAATGAGGTGATCATCCGTCATATCCGAGTTAGGTTTGGTGATGAATCTGGCGAAGACAAAGATGCAATCTCCGGCAGATATATGTCGAACATTATTCTAGACCATGTGTCAGCAAGCTGGAGTGTCGATGAGTGCGTTTCTATTTACCATTGTGAGAACATCACGGTTCAGTGGTGTTTGATTTCGGAAAGTATGTACAAGTCGAACCACAACAAAGGCAATCATGGGTTTGGAGGTATTTGGGGATCTAACCATAGCACCTACCATCACAATCTGCTAGCGCACCATTCAAGTCGAAATCCACGTTTCGCTTCAGGGTGCGGGAACACCGATTATAGAAACAACGTACTCTACAATTGGGGCTACAACAGTTGCTATGGCGGCGAAAAACATCAGCAAGGTAACCCTAAATTCAATTTCTCCAACATCAACATGGTAGCCAACTACTACAAGCCAGGACCGGCAACTAGGCCTAGCGAAGTAGCGTATCGCTTAGCGAATCCTACATCGCGCGATGGAGCCGATGATTATGGCAAGTGGTATGTTGCTGACAATGTTGTGGAAGGCAATGACGCGGTGACTGCCGACAACTGGAACGGCGGAGTGCAGCCTCAGGGTGGCAGTGATGACATCGCAATTCTTCGACTTGAAGAGCCGTGGCCGGCAATGCCTATTGCCCAGCAAACTGCCGGCGATGCCTATCAGTCTGTACTCGAAGACGTGGGAGCGACACTTCCCAAACGTGATGCGTTAGACGAACGCATCATTCGAGAAGTCCGCTCCGGCACAGCAAATTACGAAGGTCAAACATACAAAGAGGACAATGCCATGCCGGACAAATCGAAAAAGAGCGGCATTATAGATTCTCAGGCAGACGTTGGCGGTTGGCCAGATTTGCAAAGCGCTCCAGCTCCCATCGATACTGACCACGATGGCATGCCCGATGATTGGGAAACTAGGAACGATCTTGATCCAAAAGATCCAGCCGATGGGAACAATACTGCGGACGATGGCTATACCATGCTAGAGCATTACTTAAACAGTATTGAGTAAAAACACTGATAATGAATGTTCAATTCGCTCTCGTATTTTGCCCGTCACCGACGACGGCGCGCCACGACTCACTCGCTACCGACCAGTGACCGTGGAAGTTGGGGATTGGAAAATCCCAAAGAATCAGCTGCTGAGACTACGCTTCGAGCGAGAAGCTCTCACCAGGGACAAAATCCAAATGGATTCGAGCCGCGCCTGGCGATTGTGGTGGCTTTGCCTCAGCCTCGATCTGTTCACAGACAAGCTTCCAGGTTTCGCGATGATATTGTAAGAGTTCAAGACAAGCATCCAGTAATTCCGGAGCCTGGTTGATCCGACAGCTTGCCAACTCGCGATAAATTGCTGCGTACTGATCCTCAATTGACTTAGAAATCTCTGAATCGCCAGAAGATGCGCCGCGGACTAATTCTTCCAATATCTCTGCCACACGGGAGAGCGATTGATCTACACTCGCGAATCCGGCGTCTTCTTTCCACAGCTGCTGTGCTTGCTTGCTGAATCGCACCGCCCCTTCCAGCAGCATCAATTGCAGCCGAGGTTGTGAAGCGGTAACGACTTTGTTGTCCAAATAGCTCTGACCCGGTTGTTGCATAGTACGTTATTACCTTGTTCTTCTATTCATAATGGCTGGAACAGAATTAACCTGTCGAACCTATGGGAGGAACGGGAGAAAACGCAGACAATGCAGACTGCGTTGCCTGGAAATTGGCGAGGATCGACTCGAGTTGTGCATATTGCAACAGGAGCGTTTCTCGCTGTCGTTCGAGAAAGGCATCCAACTGGGCGATGCGATCGCTATTGCTTTCGATGGTTGACTGGAGTGAATCAGTACGGTTGGTTAGCAAACCGCCCGTTTCACCAGCAAGTTGTTCAACGATGGAGTCAAACTTCGAGGCGACGCCATGCTTCTCATCGTCCCCAAAGAAGGCTTGAAGCCCCTCGGGATCTGTTTGATACGCTTCCTGAAACTTCGCCTTGTCCAATTCCAACTTGCCATCGCCATTGATGTTGATGCCGATTTCGGCAAGTGTTTCGAATGAACCCAAACCAAAATGACGGTCCGTAACGAGGCGAGACAACTGGGTGTCTACACGTAGTGCCTCACTCGTACCAAACAACAATCCTGTAGTATTGGCAGTCGGATCAAAATCCGTGAGTTTCTTAAGTTCATCTCGCAGCGAGTTGTACGAGGCGATAAAATCCTCTGCGGCCGTCACGAGCCCACTGTCATTGGATGCGACCGTGATGCTCACGGGGGTGGTACTTGCCTTTTGAATCGTGAGACTCAATCCGCTTACCACCTCTTTGAAGGTGTTAGTGGACGAGGTGACGAGGATACCCCCTCCGCTTTCTTGCACCGAACCGAACTGCAGCAGTGCGTCCTGGGCCTTGCTGATTTGTTGAAACTGGAAATTCGCTTCTTCAAAATCTAGCAGCAACGCGTTGGCTGCTCCCGTCTTTTCGACGGTCAGCGACAAGCGAACTCCCTGGCCATCATTCAAGAGCGAAGCTGTTACTCCAGCATCCAAGTCATTGATTTTCTTGACAATATCGGCCAAGGTATCGTCATCTTCAATGGCGAAAGAGTTGGACGAAGTGCCATTGAGCACTTGTGTTGGGACTCCTTCGATGTCTACCTCGACACTCTCCCCCAGGAGATTCAAGTCGGCAGCCACGGTCCCACTCGCATCATCGACGATAATCGTCCCACTTCCGCTAGCGGTATCCACGAGAACGATTCCGTCGCCCGTGTCGTTAATCCGTGCTTCAACACCTAACGTCGAGGCGTTGATTCTATCGATCACGTCCCCGATTGTCTTGGCTTCTGCATCAACCTGATTGAGATCGATCGTTTCCCTCACACCCACGGTATCGGTGATCGTGATATCACCGAGAGTCGAAATGCCGCGTCCTCCGTTGATCGAGGAGAGCAGTGTCGCTTTGCTCAAGAGTTGGCGGTTTAGAACGCCGCTCTCGACTTTCTCAGCGGCCGAATCATGAACAATGCCCAAGTCCTCCGCAATGGTGGAGCCTGACTCACTGGCAACTAAGAGATTGCTGGCTGATCCTCCCGAGGTGTCGGTCAGAACAATCCCACCGCGGTTGTCGCTAATCGCAGCAGTGACATCGGTGGCTTGAGTGTTGATCGCATTGACCACGTCGCCGAGCGTCTCAGCAGCGCTCAGATCGATGCTTGAGAAGACACCATTGCGATTGGTGATTTCCAGATTCCCGGGGGCCTCGATTCCCGATCCCCCATTGAGTGACGAGAGCAACGTATCGCGGAGCCCGGAAACTAACCTGGAGCCGGTGATTGTCCCTCCAACCGCAGTTTTTGATATGCCAAGGTCGTCGGCAGCGGAACCTAGTACGCCATTGCTTACCGCAAACGTGCCGCCGCCGGTTGTCAGGTCGGTTAGTTCAAGGCGATTGCCGTCTGCGGCAATGCTCGCGGTGACCTTGCCGGCTAGCTGCGTCGAATCATTGATCGCGTTGACAACGTCCCCCAAGGTTTTTGTTCCCGAAAGGTCGAGCCCGATGGGGCCCGAATCGTCGGCAAACTCGAACACTAGATCGTCTACTTCGGCTGCGTCGTTGGTGAAATGAACGCCCGTGCCATCGTTCAGTCTTGAGAGCCGAGTGCCCGAGTGGAGATAGAATACATCGTTGCCGAGGGCTTCGGTAGTAGCTCCCGAGGCGCTGATTGTCGACAATCCCAGATCAAGAGCCGTCTTGCCGTTGTTCACTTCCTGGACGGACAGCGTACTCGCTTGGCCCGTGTTGTCGACCAGTTGAATCGAATCGCCGACCGCTTTGGCAGTGACATTGATCGTTGCGTTGGCGTTGATCGCATCAAGTACATCGTCGACGGTACTCGCAAACCGCAGATCGACCACATCGCTTTCGCCACTCTTGTCGGTAATTCGAATCTGGCCAAGTCGCACTCCCAATCCGCCGTTGAGTTCTTCCAATGAAATCCCCTTGTCGACAAACCCGCCCGTGCGGAAGGAGAAACTCTGTGCGGTGAATGTGGACTCCTTGCTGTCAAATCGTTGACTGACAAGTTGCTGGGCAGTGGCCGTGCGGACTGGTGTGAAGCTGTAAGTTGAATTGACCAGACTACTGCTGTCGGAGATGGTGGCCGTCAGAGCAGTAGCGTCACTTGAGGTGGCCTTCTTCGCGGCATACAGGGAGCTGCTTGTTAGCTTTCCAAGGCTAAATTGGATCGAGATGAGCTTCGCCGAAAGTGTACCGATCGCCAATTGCTGCGCCTGGAGATCTTCGGTCCTTCTCGCCAGTATATTTCGCGGCGCGGAGGAAACCTCAATCAGTTGATCAACAATATCCTTTATGGGCAGACCACTGGCCAATCCGACATTTGTGGTAATACGACCCATGAAGTGATGCCCAAAGTAATTGTCAACTGAAGCCCATCATTCCCTCAGAGGCGGGAACCCAGGCGGCCTATTCAAACTCTAGGTTTCCGCCTGCGCTGCAATGGCGCTAAAGCGCGTACCGCTAGCACTGTCCGGTCCACGACCCTATCGACTGTATCGGTCGGCGAAACCTCGCGGAACCAATAAAAAAGCCGGTCCAGTCCCGAGAGACTGAACCGGCTTCGTCTTATTATCCCGAAAACTGCCCTTACCGGAGCAAGGCCAGTACGTTCTGTGGATTCGAGTTGGCAATCTGGAGAACCGTTGTACCCGACTGCACCAGAATCTGAGCCCGAGTGAGGGCAGCAGTTTCTGCGGAGAAGTCGGCATCACGGACCGAGCTTTCGGCCTCTGTCAGATTCACCAGAGTGTCGTTGAGAGCCTTCTTGTTGGTCTCAAGAGTGGTTCGCTGGAACGCACCCAATCGACCGCGTAGGGAAGTGACCTGATCGATGGCCTCTCCAACAACGGCCGCAGCCGTGTCGAGATTTCCACTGGTCAGCGAATAGGTGCCACCGGTGCCCAATTGGAACAGTTTTCCGGTTGCACCACCCAAGCTGGCAGTGTTTACGCTGCCGATACCCAAGCGGGCTTGC contains:
- a CDS encoding pectate lyase family protein, with translation MYASVGRTVLLTIFISFPECSFAQEQLAFPGAEGYGKHTVGGRGGDVYEVTNLNDSGEGSLREAVEASGPRTVVFRVSGTIDLKKSLNIKKPYITIAGQTAPGDGIALKGHSLGIVANEVIIRHIRVRFGDESGEDKDAISGRYMSNIILDHVSASWSVDECVSIYHCENITVQWCLISESMYKSNHNKGNHGFGGIWGSNHSTYHHNLLAHHSSRNPRFASGCGNTDYRNNVLYNWGYNSCYGGEKHQQGNPKFNFSNINMVANYYKPGPATRPSEVAYRLANPTSRDGADDYGKWYVADNVVEGNDAVTADNWNGGVQPQGGSDDIAILRLEEPWPAMPIAQQTAGDAYQSVLEDVGATLPKRDALDERIIREVRSGTANYEGQTYKEDNAMPDKSKKSGIIDSQADVGGWPDLQSAPAPIDTDHDGMPDDWETRNDLDPKDPADGNNTADDGYTMLEHYLNSIE
- a CDS encoding flagellar export chaperone FliS, which gives rise to MQQPGQSYLDNKVVTASQPRLQLMLLEGAVRFSKQAQQLWKEDAGFASVDQSLSRVAEILEELVRGASSGDSEISKSIEDQYAAIYRELASCRINQAPELLDACLELLQYHRETWKLVCEQIEAEAKPPQSPGAARIHLDFVPGESFSLEA
- the fliD gene encoding flagellar filament capping protein FliD is translated as MGRITTNVGLASGLPIKDIVDQLIEVSSAPRNILARRTEDLQAQQLAIGTLSAKLISIQFSLGKLTSSSLYAAKKATSSDATALTATISDSSSLVNSTYSFTPVRTATAQQLVSQRFDSKESTFTAQSFSFRTGGFVDKGISLEELNGGLGVRLGQIRITDKSGESDVVDLRFASTVDDVLDAINANATINVTAKAVGDSIQLVDNTGQASTLSVQEVNNGKTALDLGLSTISASGATTEALGNDVFYLHSGTRLSRLNDGTGVHFTNDAAEVDDLVFEFADDSGPIGLDLSGTKTLGDVVNAINDSTQLAGKVTASIAADGNRLELTDLTTGGGTFAVSNGVLGSAADDLGISKTAVGGTITGSRLVSGLRDTLLSSLNGGSGIEAPGNLEITNRNGVFSSIDLSAAETLGDVVNAINTQATDVTAAISDNRGGIVLTDTSGGSASNLLVASESGSTIAEDLGIVHDSAAEKVESGVLNRQLLSKATLLSSINGGRGISTLGDITITDTVGVRETIDLNQVDAEAKTIGDVIDRINASTLGVEARINDTGDGIVLVDTASGSGTIIVDDASGTVAADLNLLGESVEVDIEGVPTQVLNGTSSNSFAIEDDDTLADIVKKINDLDAGVTASLLNDGQGVRLSLTVEKTGAANALLLDFEEANFQFQQISKAQDALLQFGSVQESGGGILVTSSTNTFKEVVSGLSLTIQKASTTPVSITVASNDSGLVTAAEDFIASYNSLRDELKKLTDFDPTANTTGLLFGTSEALRVDTQLSRLVTDRHFGLGSFETLAEIGININGDGKLELDKAKFQEAYQTDPEGLQAFFGDDEKHGVASKFDSIVEQLAGETGGLLTNRTDSLQSTIESNSDRIAQLDAFLERQRETLLLQYAQLESILANFQATQSALSAFSPVPPIGSTG
- a CDS encoding DUF1593 domain-containing protein; amino-acid sequence: MVVLTDIEADPDDTQSLVRLLLYANCIDIEAIVATTSVHQKNRVVPESIRRVIKAYGKVHANLQKHDPGYPAAQVLLDRITQGLSEYGMKGVGEGRDSPGSDRIIELLERADERPLWVSVWGGPNALAQSLYKIRETRSAEETKRLINKLRVYTISDQDDSAIWIRTEFPKLFYIVSPGRYGRSTWTAINNEFEGIDNMTISNDWLAKNIQQGHGPLGAEYPDVAWGMEGDTPAFLGLIPNGLNVPDRPDWGGWGGRYELYQPKDSDIEVGGSVEGGIPIEAESRPIWTNAVDTYAPRIAQMYGRSVRPADQTFSNNKVTLWRWRDHFQNDFAARMDWCLSTYSEANHPPVPALAHPEAFAVKSGEGFRLDAQGTIDPDGDNLSYTWMQYPEAGSAPLEVDIGIGPENVYQVYRVAPNVTETETLHFILKVTDKGSPPLSRYKRVIVTVEPAL